The window GAAGTCGGCTGCATCATCAAGAGTGAAGCTATCGAACATGGCATGAGCTTGGAGCTTCTGAAAGATGATGTCCAGCTACCAAATTTATTACAGATTCAACCCTTTCAACGTAAGTGCAAGTCTTGCATTCTTGTTCTATCGATTCATAGCATGCGGCACTGCATGTCAAGATTAATGAGCTCTCCAATTATGTTACTTTCACTTTGCAAATTGAAATGCTGTAATTTGTGTTGATCAGAGGCAGAAAGTGGCCTGCCATATCCTGCTCCTGCCTGTGATGTCAAGGTTAAAAGAGAAGAGTCTGAGCTTCTGATCAATATTCTTCGCAACACAACGAAACGCAGCAAAGGTGGTCGTATCTCAACGAGAAGGCCTCTGACTGAAAAAGAAAGGTTGAGAGCAGAGGAAGCTGCCAATTCCTTCACCTCGGCATTTCCTTACATCGTTATGCGCATGGCACCATCGCAAGTTTACAGACCATACATGGTGAGTTAACCATCTAGGTGTGTTGATACTTGTCTGTTGAGATCTATTCTACATGACATTATCTGTGTTCTCATGGGCCATAGAAGTAGACTAAACACTATCATCAACAAAGAGCAGCATGATGGCCAAATGTATTCGAAACCTATGTTCCCTTAGTGTCGTTACCTACTTACACCTGAAACAAGAGCATATTTAGCTAGAGTTATTTGTGTTGTTTGTCTTGCTCGTTATTGAAGAACATAGAGTTACATAACGCAGGGCTTAGGCTTGTGTTTTACCATGTCAATCTTTTCTTTTCGGTCCATCTTTGATTCAGAACTGATTGCAGAGGATTCCTAAGTGGTTCTCGCGGGAGCATCTCCCACCGAAAAGATCAAATCTGGTGCTCCGCGACCCGTGTGGTAAGTCCTGGATTGTGACCTACATTCCAAGCTTGAGGTGCCAAATATCTAGAGGATGGTCCGTCTTTGCACGCACCAACAAACTGGAGGAAGGAGACTACTGTGTATTGGAGCTCATCGGACCAATCGAGCTCCGAGTGCACATTTTCAGggcggtggaggtggaggtggaggcagAGGAGACTCTGCAGATAGCTATGACTCCAACAACGTAGGAGCGTAAGTCATGACATTTTGCCCTTCCATGTTTTCGGAGAAACTACACAGATTGGAAGCAGGGAAGAAGACATGATTAAGATTTGAACTATCAAGTCTGATTCAGTTAGTCGGACTTGCTTGTAGATAATCCAATCAAGCTGGAACTTCTCAAACAGCCTGCTATGATCAATTGAAGTATATCGTGGTTTTTGTATTTGTCTCTGTTGATTCGAGTTGAACATATATGTctgcatgtatatatacataatagaATGACACAGTACAGGGAGTTCAAGAGCAATAACAATCCAGGAAACAGTCCTGGTTTTTGGTGTCAACCACTGCCATGGAAATGCAGACACCAGATGAAGTGAGTCTCCAGTGGGGAAGATTTCATCATGACAGAAAACCTCAGAAAGAATGAAT of the Musa acuminata AAA Group cultivar baxijiao chromosome BXJ3-2, Cavendish_Baxijiao_AAA, whole genome shotgun sequence genome contains:
- the LOC103975948 gene encoding B3 domain-containing protein Os01g0723500-like, with amino-acid sequence MTPRDLKSRAPMSLFPTLVSPPLCSPHKSSLEVHTVPTQAVSPLLPEASSVGGSELRMPPKSQKAKKKCLPTRKPHFFKVLLGDFAQRLRIPPKFLKHISSVGSKKAILQGPSGSKWHVELGKDMKDTFLTTGWPKFVKDHSLREYEFLVFQYDGDMRFTVLIFDTSACEREDAFAVRPRRKPRQFEGKRKRGRPPKHSPEVGCIIKSEAIEHGMSLELLKDDVQLPNLLQIQPFQQAESGLPYPAPACDVKVKREESELLINILRNTTKRSKGGRISTRRPLTEKERLRAEEAANSFTSAFPYIVMRMAPSQVYRPYMRIPKWFSREHLPPKRSNLVLRDPCGKSWIVTYIPSLRCQISRGWSVFARTNKLEEGDYCVLELIGPIELRVHIFRAVEVEVEAEETLQIAMTPTT